CCTCCGCGTCGCCCGCGACCTCCCGGAGGACGCCGTCCTCGTCGTCCTCCTGCCCGATCACGGGCGCGGATACCTCGCGAAGGTGTTCGACGACGAGTGGATGACCGCGCGCGGCTACGACACGACCGACACGACCCCTTCGACTCCGAGGAGCCACGCATGACCGACGACCGACCGACATCCTTCGCCACCCGCGCGATCCACGCGGGCCAGGCGCCCGACGCGGAGACCGGTGCGGTCATCCCGCCCGTCCACTTCTCGTCCACCTATGCGCAGGACGGCATCGGCGGCCTGCGCGCGGGCTATGAGTACAGCCGGAGCGGGAACCCGACGCGCACGGCGCTCGAGACCCAGCTCGCCGCGCTGGAGGACGGCGTGCGGGCGCTGTCGTTCGCATCGGGACTGGCCGCGGAGGACGCCCTGCTGCGAGCGAGCCTCCGCCCCGGCGACGAGGTGCTCCTCGGCAACGACGTCTACGGCGGCACCTACCGCCTCATCGCACGCGTCCTCGGCCCGTGGGGCGTGAAGCTGCGCGTCGTCGACTTCTCGGACGCGGATGCGGTCGCGGTCGCCATCGCCGAGCGCGCGCCCCGGATCGTCTGGATCGAGACCCCCACCAACCCGCTCCTGCGCATCGTCGACATCGCGCGGGTGTCGCGGCTCGCGCACGACGCCGGGGCGCTCGTCGTCGTGGACAACACGTTCGCCTCGCCGGCCCTGCAGCAGCCGCTGCGGCTCGGCGCGGACGTCGTCGTGCACTCCACGACGAAGTACCTCGGCGGTCACTCCGACGTCGTGGGCGGCGCGCTGGTCTTCGCCGACGCCGATCTGGCCGAGCAGCCGGCCTTCCTGCAGAACGCCGCGGGCGCCGTGTCGGGGCCGCTCGACGCGTGGCTGACGACGCGGGGGATCAAGACGCTCGCTGTACGGATGGAGCGCCACAGCGCCAACGGGCAGGCGGTCGCGGAGTTCCTCGCACCGCATGCCGCGGTCGCCCGCGTCTACTACCCGGGCCTCGCATCCCATCCCGGTCACGACATCGCTGCGCAGCAGATGTCGGGCTTCGGCGGGATCGTGTCGCTCGCGCTCGCGGACGGAGCCGCCGCACGCCGCTTCTCGGAGTCGACGAGGCTGTTCACGCTCGCGGAGTCGCTCGGCGGCGTGGAGTCGCTGCTGAACTACCCCGACGCCATGACGCACGCCTCGGTGCGCGGCACCGAGCTCGCCGTCCCCGAAGAGGTCGTGCGCCTGTCCGTCGGCATCGAGGGCGTCGACGACCTGCTGCAGGACCTCGACGACGCTCTCGCCGGGCTCTGACGTCCGGCCTAGATGTCGTGCCCGATCGCGGGCGACCGGGAGGCCATCTCGGCCATGGCCTCCCGGGCAAACCGTGAGAAGTACCTCCGGAGCGTTTCGATCTCCTGGTCGTCCCACCCGGCGACCGTGGCGCGGTACTGCTCCTCCGCGGCGTCCATGATCCTCTCGCCGATGGCTCGACCGGCGGGGGTGAGGGCGACGAGGACGCTGCGCTCGTCGGACCGGGAGGGAACGCGCACGACGAGGCCGACGTCCTCCGACCGTTGGACGATCTTGCTGACGTTGGCCTTGCCCGTGCCGAGCGTCGACGCCAGGTCAGTCGGCCTCAGGGCGCCGCGGTAGGCCAGCTGATTGACGACGACGAACATCGCGACGTCGTCGACCGGGAAGTCGACCTTCCGCATGACCTGCAGCCGGACCTCGCGGCTGTCGGCCCAGTGGATGATGGCGGCGACGGAGATGCGCAGATCGAGCGGGTCCTGCTCGACGACGGGCGAGATGTCGATCTCTGTGGAATCTGGGTGAGCGGTCATGGATCCTCCCCGTCCACTATCGCAGCCCGGACGAGCGGCCGACGGGCGCGGCCGCGAAGGGCCGCGCCCCCTCTCGCCCTACGCCTGCGCTCGCAGGACGCGCACGGGACCCACCAGCCCGTGCTCGCGGACGCGCGTCACATGTTGGTCCTGCCTGCCGACGAAGCTCAGCACGACATCGGGGATCGAATCGTAGTAGCCGCGCGCGAGGAGGCGGTTGTTGAGCGAGCTCGCGACCCGTACGACGAGCTCGTTCTCGCCTTCGCGGGCGAGGCCGGCGATGTCGACGACCGGGTGGGACGTGTCGAACCCACGGGGCTCGGAGCCGTTGAGCGAGATCGCGCCCAGCCCTCCGCTCGTCGATCCCAGGTCGAGCACGAGGCGTCCTCGGGCGACGGCGTCCGCGTCGAGGCGGAACGTCGTGCGGTACTCGCCGACCCCCGAGACGTCGGGGCCGACGCCGGCGAGCCGCGTCCACGGGCGGAGCGTCGTCTCCGCGGCGGGAAGCCGCGTGATCGCGGTCGTCGGGCGCACTTCGCGCGTCTCGTAGCCGAGACCGCGATCCTCGACGATGAGCTCCGGCTCTCCGGCGTCCCAGCTCTCGACGACGATGTCCCACTGCTCCAGGGTGAGCAGGGGGACGAGCTCGTCCGGCGCCGACTCCCGCGCGGCGGCGGAGCGGTCGAGCGTGACCAGCGCGGTCTCGCCGGGTGCGAGGGTCAGCGACACGACCGTCCGGTCGCCGTCGATCCGCACGCCCCGATGGCGTGCGACCGTTCCGGTGGTCGGGTCGATCCGGTGCGCGTCGCCGTGTCCCGGGAGCGCGATCTCGACGGTCGTCTCCGAGCCCGTCTCGTAGAGGAAGTGATACGCGTAGAGGTGGAGGAGGTCGCCGTCTTCCCGCAGATACGTGAGGACGGACGGCTCGTCGGCGGTGAACTCGGCGCGGCCGACGACACCGAGGGCCCGCAGCGCGGGCAGGGTCTCCGCCGGATCGTGGACCTCCGCGACCGTCGGCAGCTCGCGAAGCGCGTCGACGATCGACGCCAGCTCGTCGTCGCGTCCGTCCAGGCCCGGCGTGCGCGATGCGGCCGCGCGATGCGTCGTGTGCCGCCCGGTGAGCAGATGCCGGAGCTCGCGCGCGCCGTTCACGATGACCACGCGCAGCCCGCGCCGCGCCCAGTCGAGCAGCAACGCGGCGGCGTCGGCGTCGAGCGCCTCCTGATACACGATCAGAGCCTGGTAGCCGGGGCCGCCGGGCTGGACGACTCCGTCGGCGAGGACGACGTCTTCGTGGAGCAGAAGCGAGGGGTCGAGGAACTCATAGCTCCAGCCGGCGTCCTGCATGCCGAGGTCCTGCCACCAGTGGTTCTCTCGATCTCGCATCCACAGGCGGCCGTATGCGTCCTCATCGGGTATCCGGCGGCCCTCGGCGTCCACGAGCGTCATGCCGGACATGTTGTCGACGAAATGGTCCGTGCGGAGGATGCCGACATCGATGCGAGGCCGGCCTTGCCGCAGAAGATACTGGAAGCGGCCGATCGTGCGATTCCAGAGCGGGTAGAACTCGCTCGCCGGCTGTCGCGTGTCGAAGCGTTCGGAGAACATCGGCCACATGCCCTCGTGCCCCGGCCACTGCGTCGCGCCCTCGGCGCCGGCGACGCTCGCCCATCCGTGGAGGACGGTCTTCGTGACGCCCGCTGCGAGCTGTGTCGCGATGATCTGGTCGTAGAAGCGGTGGTCGAGCATGTGGTTTCGGGTGGTCGCTCCCGTCTCGGACGAGTACTGCTTGCCGAACAGATGCGCGGGGCCGCCGAGCAGCCGGTAGGCGTCGATCTGAGAGCCGAACTCGAGCGACTCCGTCTCGATCCCGTCGACCTCGGGCCCGGGGCGTGTGAGCTCGAACGGCAGGCCGTAGCTGATCTCCGCGCGCAGGGCGACGCCGTTCTCGTGAAGGAACCCGGCGAAGGGCCGCAGCATGTTCTCGATGTAGAGGTCGGTGAGCGTGCGGACGTAATCGTGGCGCACCTTCTCCACCGTCGCGCGCTCGGCCTCGCCCGCGTCATAGCGGTACGTCGTGCTCGCCGCCATCATCATCACCTCGCGCACGAGGAACGGCAGCCATGGCACGATGTCGTACCCGCGGCGAGAGCGGAACTCCTCGCGGACGGAAGCGCCCCAGAACATCCCGCCGTCGCCCCAGGTCGAGAGCTCGAGCGAGTCCATGTACATCTGCGCGCGGGGATTCCTCGCGATCCTCTCTCGCAGCCGGGACGTGAGGACGGTGGAATCCCAGTAGTCGATGACGGCGTCCACCCCGGCGCGCTCGAGATAGTTGACCGTGTAGTTGACGCTCGCCGACGGCGAGGCCGTCTGGCCCGTGCCGTGGGACCAGAAGACGAACAGCCGCCATGTGCGATCGTCCTCCGGCTCCCACGTCAGCGCCAGGTCCTGGACGGACGCGGTCAGGTCGACGACGGCGGATGCGTCGAGGGAGCCGCCGCCGTCCGTCGCGGCGACGAGCGGCACCGCGATCACGGCGACGAGGGTCTGCTTCGTGGGGGCGACGCGCTCGCCGGGCACGACGAGCGCGGTTCGCTCGGCGGCGAGGTCGATGCGCGGGAGAGCGCCGTCACGGCCCGCTCCTCTGCGCACGTCCTCGAACACGAAGTCCAGCTCCTGCGAGGCGGCGGGATGATCCGGGTCGATGGTCGGCAGGTTGGCATTGGACCAGTTCGTCCCCGAGGTGAAGCTCACGGACATCTGCCGTGCGGTGGTCTCCTCGACGACGATCTCGGAATCGTGGACCCACTCTTCGGATCCCCATCCGTAGCGTGCATGGTCGATCGCCTCCTCGTCCATGGCGAGGAACTCCATCCCGCCGAATCCGAGCCGGTGGGCGGCATCGATCTCGCGGCGGAGCGTCTGATCCGTGTGCAGGCCCTCCGCGAGCCACCAGCGCAGCTCCGGACGGAACTCGATCGGCGGTTCCTGCAGGTGCGGCAGGTGGTCGTGCAAGCGGGACATGGGTTCTCCTTCGAACGCGGGATGCCGCGGCCGGCGCCAGCGGGCGGGTCGCGGTGTCGTGTCCGATCGATACTAACTAGTTTCCTGAAGACAATAAATGTGTCATGCTCTTTCACGCGGCCTCCCGTTCGCGAGGTCGTCCCGGCTGCCGAGCGCAGCAGTTCAAAGGAGAACTCAATGACCACACGACGTGCGCCCCATCCGTGGGCGGTGGGAGTGATCGCCGGCATGGCGTCATATGTCGATTCCGCGGCGATCGTGGGAAGCGGTACCGCCCTCGTGCTCTACCAGCACTCGATCGGCCTTGAGGAGCGGGAGATCGGAGCGATCTCGGCCGCGCTGACCTTCTCGATCGCTCTCGGCGCGCTGCTGGGGGGTCGCCTCGGCGATCGCCTCGGCCGGCGTTCGGTGTTCCTCGCGACGATGGTGACGATCATCGTCGGCGCGGCCCTCCTCGTGTTCGGCGGCGGCTTCGCGCCCCTCCTGATCGGATCGATCCTCGTCGGCGTCGGCACGGGTGCCGATCTGCCGGTCTCCATCGCGACGGTCTCGGAAGCGGCGACCGATGCGAACCGCGGCAAGCTCATCGGCTTCACCCAGATCATGTGGTACGCGGGCATCATCGCGACGACGGCGATTCAGATCGTCGTCGGCGGCCTGGGGTATCTCGGCGGGCAGGCGCTCTTCGCACATGTCGGCATCGTCGCCGTCATCGTCTTCGCGCTGCGTCTCACGATCCCGGAGTCGGCCGCGTGGACGGAGGCGAGCGCCGAGCGCAGGGTCGGCGCCCACACCGTCCGCGCTCAGCGTTCGGGTCTGCGCGACATCCTGACGCAGCGGATCTACCTCGTTCCGTTCCTCGCTCTCCTCGGCTTCTACGCCCTCACGAATCTCGGGGCGAACACGGGCGGGCAGTTCGGGACCTACGTCGCGGTCAACGTCGCCGGCATCGGCGTCTCCGCGTACTCGGTCATCGCGCTCGTCGCGCTGCCCGTGGCGACGCTGTTCGCGCTGTGGTTCATGCGCGTCGCCGACGGACCCCGCAGAATGACGTACTTCGTCGTCGGGGCGGTCTTCATGGTCCTCGGGTTCGGCGTGCCCGCAGTCTTCGGGTTCAGCCTGATCACGATCATCGCGGGTCAGGCGCTCGGCGCGTTCGGCATGGCCTTCGCCTTCGAGGGGATCATGAAGGTGTGGACGCAGGAGTCGTTCCCCACGCTGTTGCGGGCCTCCGCGCAAGGCGCCATCATCGCCGTCGCGCGGGTCGCGGCCGCCCTCCTGGCGCTGTTCACGCCCTCGCTGCTCGGCACGCCGCGGCTCATGTACGGCCTCATCGCGCTCGTCGTCGCGGTGGGATGCGTCATCGGATGGGCCGGCTTCCGCGGGAAGCGCATCAACACGTTCGACGTCGAGCAGAAGGACATCGCCGAGGCCCGCAGCGAGCTGCGTGCGTCCGGTGTGCTGACGGACCCGCCGGGCGACACCCCGGCGCAGGGCACATCGATCGGCGGCCGGCGGCCGTA
This window of the Microbacterium sp. AB genome carries:
- a CDS encoding cystathionine gamma-synthase, with product MTDDRPTSFATRAIHAGQAPDAETGAVIPPVHFSSTYAQDGIGGLRAGYEYSRSGNPTRTALETQLAALEDGVRALSFASGLAAEDALLRASLRPGDEVLLGNDVYGGTYRLIARVLGPWGVKLRVVDFSDADAVAVAIAERAPRIVWIETPTNPLLRIVDIARVSRLAHDAGALVVVDNTFASPALQQPLRLGADVVVHSTTKYLGGHSDVVGGALVFADADLAEQPAFLQNAAGAVSGPLDAWLTTRGIKTLAVRMERHSANGQAVAEFLAPHAAVARVYYPGLASHPGHDIAAQQMSGFGGIVSLALADGAAARRFSESTRLFTLAESLGGVESLLNYPDAMTHASVRGTELAVPEEVVRLSVGIEGVDDLLQDLDDALAGL
- a CDS encoding glycosyl hydrolase — protein: MSRLHDHLPHLQEPPIEFRPELRWWLAEGLHTDQTLRREIDAAHRLGFGGMEFLAMDEEAIDHARYGWGSEEWVHDSEIVVEETTARQMSVSFTSGTNWSNANLPTIDPDHPAASQELDFVFEDVRRGAGRDGALPRIDLAAERTALVVPGERVAPTKQTLVAVIAVPLVAATDGGGSLDASAVVDLTASVQDLALTWEPEDDRTWRLFVFWSHGTGQTASPSASVNYTVNYLERAGVDAVIDYWDSTVLTSRLRERIARNPRAQMYMDSLELSTWGDGGMFWGASVREEFRSRRGYDIVPWLPFLVREVMMMAASTTYRYDAGEAERATVEKVRHDYVRTLTDLYIENMLRPFAGFLHENGVALRAEISYGLPFELTRPGPEVDGIETESLEFGSQIDAYRLLGGPAHLFGKQYSSETGATTRNHMLDHRFYDQIIATQLAAGVTKTVLHGWASVAGAEGATQWPGHEGMWPMFSERFDTRQPASEFYPLWNRTIGRFQYLLRQGRPRIDVGILRTDHFVDNMSGMTLVDAEGRRIPDEDAYGRLWMRDRENHWWQDLGMQDAGWSYEFLDPSLLLHEDVVLADGVVQPGGPGYQALIVYQEALDADAAALLLDWARRGLRVVIVNGARELRHLLTGRHTTHRAAASRTPGLDGRDDELASIVDALRELPTVAEVHDPAETLPALRALGVVGRAEFTADEPSVLTYLREDGDLLHLYAYHFLYETGSETTVEIALPGHGDAHRIDPTTGTVARHRGVRIDGDRTVVSLTLAPGETALVTLDRSAAARESAPDELVPLLTLEQWDIVVESWDAGEPELIVEDRGLGYETREVRPTTAITRLPAAETTLRPWTRLAGVGPDVSGVGEYRTTFRLDADAVARGRLVLDLGSTSGGLGAISLNGSEPRGFDTSHPVVDIAGLAREGENELVVRVASSLNNRLLARGYYDSIPDVVLSFVGRQDQHVTRVREHGLVGPVRVLRAQA
- a CDS encoding MFS transporter; translation: MTTRRAPHPWAVGVIAGMASYVDSAAIVGSGTALVLYQHSIGLEEREIGAISAALTFSIALGALLGGRLGDRLGRRSVFLATMVTIIVGAALLVFGGGFAPLLIGSILVGVGTGADLPVSIATVSEAATDANRGKLIGFTQIMWYAGIIATTAIQIVVGGLGYLGGQALFAHVGIVAVIVFALRLTIPESAAWTEASAERRVGAHTVRAQRSGLRDILTQRIYLVPFLALLGFYALTNLGANTGGQFGTYVAVNVAGIGVSAYSVIALVALPVATLFALWFMRVADGPRRMTYFVVGAVFMVLGFGVPAVFGFSLITIIAGQALGAFGMAFAFEGIMKVWTQESFPTLLRASAQGAIIAVARVAAALLALFTPSLLGTPRLMYGLIALVVAVGCVIGWAGFRGKRINTFDVEQKDIAEARSELRASGVLTDPPGDTPAQGTSIGGRRP
- a CDS encoding MarR family winged helix-turn-helix transcriptional regulator, with product MTAHPDSTEIDISPVVEQDPLDLRISVAAIIHWADSREVRLQVMRKVDFPVDDVAMFVVVNQLAYRGALRPTDLASTLGTGKANVSKIVQRSEDVGLVVRVPSRSDERSVLVALTPAGRAIGERIMDAAEEQYRATVAGWDDQEIETLRRYFSRFAREAMAEMASRSPAIGHDI